The following are from one region of the Salvia hispanica cultivar TCC Black 2014 chromosome 1, UniMelb_Shisp_WGS_1.0, whole genome shotgun sequence genome:
- the LOC125206627 gene encoding uncharacterized protein LOC125206627 isoform X1, which translates to MRGRFRREGEGSCRSLQRSISWHMHPTVTAAESNSFFKDGRKINVGDCGLFKPPQDSPPFIGLIRRLTLSKDNNLWVGVNWLYRPAELKLGKGSLLDSVPNEIFYSFHKDEILAASLLHPCKVAFLPRGAELPTGTSSFVCWRVYDIENKCLWWLTDQDYINERQEEVDQLLDKTRTEMHGTLQPGGRSPKQANGLTSASQLKPSSENAQNSGTSLPSQTKVKKRERGDHSMDPVKRERFSKTDDSGSGQHKNENNVKSDIAKITEKGGVVDFEGVEKLLQLMQHKVEKKMDLNSRAMLAGVVAATEKIECLNRFMQLKGLSVFDEWLQEIHKGKVGGGNNSKDGDKPVEEFLLVLLRALDNLPVNLPALQTCNIGRSVNHLRSHKNVEIQRKARSLVDTWKKRVQAEMTSSDAETGSAQGGPVWSSKSRVPEASHAASRTLSGSDVAMKSSITHSASKTTSVKSSHGENNTKSASSSPGPVKPSSPPASVKESQPGTSVGGSGTPDAPLIREDRSSSSNQSHSYSPSVSTKEEAKSSTAVSASASKISSSSSRNRKGGGFPGVGGVQKDSSSSRSLSSIRNSTSDKVSQSGMLSERVSDGPVLEAGNPKLIVKIPNRSQSPSQGVRGVSPEDPSALSSQTSQPVISDKLDQFDNNSRAKSDALQCNTSPDTNVESCRVNDKEDVVTGSGDGAGSAAVHIKEEKSISTEDSSLPMEGPKKNQLKCGKLHETSFSPMNALIESCVKYSEAHSSLSPEDDVGMNLLASVATGEMSRSEIVSPSDSTERSTPAAEGVCFNDDAKSKPSPEDEIQGTESQQLCNDGDGVYKKQVLLNGSCSEDGLHLSKQASFSTDVDCHPSHTSAEMPDGEGSKPYDAASTDSRSTADPNWEFSKNLTEKTDANQKTGDEVDKEFQEENTPSGNGMDNIGDCKKDGTSVTGTDYKSGDDPSDTAKGTAMAEDAFTNQLCNMDCKSDVKDALMVGTNSMKKITAIVVKSELKERVSDEKTHHTSSHLIFSEAGDAVKVSEMDEKDIKTCVTDVERAIISQRVDRNTALDGCSTVSSCSTGDGLRSHNMETATEKKEISEPVSLPETGFPASVSPEGHTNANIRGSKPLVIKVDEVESASEVAEVLSAAARADPDARVKFDLNEGFSVDDGKYGEPGSLAASFSTTVQMSNSLQASVNHFPTLHPASITVAAAAKGAFVPPEDLLRSKGELGWKGSAATSAFRPAEPRKVIEVPLATTKSSCDPSTSKSGHAMLDIDLNVDLNEPDESFETASRDCYLVNDSSILLNKSSGFTPVLGSGGLGFDLNRVDESNENGQCSTSRSYNEESSVVLVKPSGFLPSADVQRGFDLNDQPGFDDGGAEHLRNTQQFKVALTSQSPYIGPRANNPGLGSLSSWFPPASTYSAAAIPSNIPDRTDQSFQAIPPGASQRMFGPAGISPFTPDVYRGSVLSSSPAVSFPSGPFQFPVLPYGHSFPLSSANFPIGGTSFADASSGTRLFAPPVNPQLLGPVGAIPSQFQRPFMVGLPDNSSNSGLENSRKWVRQGLDLNAGPGAVEGDVREDNLPHSSSQHSVINSHAQAEEQARLCPVSGVKRAEPDGGWDKETIRYKQSSWQ; encoded by the exons ATGCGTGGGAGGTTTCGGAGGGAAGGTGAGGGGAGTTGCAGAAGTCTACAACGTAGTATCAGTTGGCATATGCACCCAACTGTAACTGCTGCGGAATCAAATTCGTTTTTTAAG GATGGTCGCAAAATCAACGTTGGTGATTGTGGTCTTTTCAAACCCCCTCAGGATTCTCCGCCTTTTATTGGTTTAATTCGTCGGTTGACATTAAGTAAAGATAATAACTTGTGGGTAGGAGTTAATTGGCTTTATCGACCTGCTGAGCTAAAGCTCGGAAAAGGCTCTCTCTTGGACAGCGTCCCAAACGAAATCTTTTACTCGTTTCATAAAGACGAGATTCTTGCTGCCTCTTTACTTCATCCCTGTAAAGTTGCATTTCTTCCTAGAGGTGCTGAACTTCCCACAGGGACATCCTCTTTTGTTTGCTGGCGCGTCTATGACATTGAAAACAAGTGTTTATGGTGGCTAACAGATCAAGATTACATTAAT GAGCGTCAAGAAGAAGTAGACCAGCTTTTAGACAAAACAAGGACAGAAATGCATGGAACATTGCAGCCTGGTGGCCGATCCCCGAAACAAGCTAATGGCCTAACTTCAGCATCCCAATTAAAACCTAGTTCTGAGAATGCTCAGAATAGTGGGACTTCCCTTCCTTCCCAAACCAAGGTTAAGAAGAGGGAAAGAGGAGATCATTCAATGGATCCTGTCAAACGGGAACGTTTCTCAAAAACAGATGATAGCGGCTCTGGTCagcacaaaaatgaaaataatgtgAAATCTGATATTGCAAAGATAACAGAGAAAGGTGGAGTTGTAGATTTTGAAGGAGTTGAGAAGCTTTTACAATTAATGCAACATAAAGTGGAGAAGAAAATGGATTTAAATAGCCGTGCCATGCTTGCTGGTGTAGTAGCTGCAACTGAGAAGATTGAGTGTCTCAATCGTTTTATGCAGTTGAAGGGTTTATCTGTATTTGATGAGTGGCTGCAGGAGATCCATAAGGGGAAGGTTGGTGGTGGTAACAATTCAAAGGATGGTGACAAACCTGTGGAGGAATTTCTTTTGGTTTTACTTCGTGCTCTAGATAACCTTCCTGTGAACCTCCCTGCACTTCAAACATGCAACATTGGTAGATCTGTGAATCATCTACGATCTCATAAAAACGTAGAAATTCAAAGGAAGGCTCGAAGTTTAGTTGACACGTGGAAGAAACGCGTTCAGGCGGAAATGACTAGTAGTGACGCAGAGACTGGTTCTGCCCAAGGTGGACCTGTATGGTCTTCCAAATCACGCGTCCCAGAGGCTTCCCATGCTGCTAGCAGAACACTGAGTGGATCTGATGTTGCCATGAAAAGCTCTATCACTCATTCTGCGTCTAAAACTACTTCGGTAAAGTCCTCACATGGAGAAAATAACACAAAGTCTGCTTCTTCATCTCCTGGTCCAGTAAAACCATCTTCGCCACCAGCATCTGTTAAGGAGAGTCAACCTGGAACTTCTGTCGGTGGTAGTGGCACTCCTGATGCCCCTCTAATTAGGGAGGATAGGAGCAGCAGTTCAAATCAGTCTCATAGTTACAGTCCTTCAGTTTCAACAAAAGAGGAGGCAAAGAGTTCGACAGCAGTTTCTGCATCTGCTAGTAAGATATCAAGCAGTAGTTCTCGAAATCGAAAAGGTGGTGGTTTTCCAGGGGTTGGTGGAGTTCAGAAAGACAGCAGCTCTAGCAGAAGTTTATCATCTATAAGAAATTCTACCTCAGATAAAGTATCTCAATCTGGTATGTTAAGTGAAAGGGTTAGCGATGGACCAGTGCTTGAAGCAGGCAATCCTAAGCTAATTGTTAAGATACCAAACCGGTCACAGAGCCCAAGTCAAGGTGTCAGAGGAGTATCTCCCGAAGATCCTTCTGCTCTGAGTAGCCAAACATCTCAACCAGTGATTTCAGACAAACTTGATCAGTTTGACAATAATTCAAGGGCGAAGAGTGATGCTCTCCAATGTAATACTAGCCCTGACACGAATGTTGAATCTTGTCGAGTTAATGATAAGGAAGACGTAGTGACTGGATCTGGTGATGGAGCTGGGTCAGCTGCTGTACATAtcaaagaagagaaaagtATATCAACTGAAGACTCCAGTCTACCTATGGAAGGCCCAAAAAAGAACCAACTGAAGTGTGGAAAGTTGCATGAAACTTCTTTTAGCCCCATGAATGCTTTAATTGAAAGCTGTGTTAAATACTCTGAAGCACACTCTTCATTGTCCCCCGAGGATGATGTAGGGATGAACTTACTGGCTAGTGTGGCAACTGGGGAAATGTCAAGATCAGAAATTGTTTCACCCTCTGATTCAACTGAAAGAAGCACACCTGCAGCGGAGGGAGTTTGCTTTAATGATGATGCAAAATCAAAGCCTTCCCCTGAAGATGAAATTCAAGGAACTGAAAGTCAGCAGCTTTGCAATGACGGAGATGGTGTTTACAAGAAACAGGTTTTGTTAAATGGTTCATGCTCTGAAGATGGATTGCATCTGTCTAAACAAGCATCATTCTCCACGGATGTAGATTGTCATCCATCCCATACTTCTGCAGAGATGCCAGATGGAGAGGGAAGCAAACCCTATGACGCTGCTAGCACAGATTCTAGAAGTACTGCTGACCCTAATTGGGAGTTTAGTAAGAATTTGACTGAAAAGACTGATGCCAATCAGAAGACTGGAGATGAAGTTGATAAAGAATTCCAGGAGGAAAATACCCCATCAGGAAATGGCATGGATAACATTGGCGACTGTAAAAAAGATGGAACTAGTGTTACTGGGACTGATTACAAGTCTGGTGATGATCCCTCAGACACAGCTAAGGGGACAGCAATGGCTGAAGATGCATTTACGAATCAATTGTGTAATATGGACTGCAAGAGTGATGTAAAGGATGCATTGATGGTGGGTACTAACTCGATGAAGAAAATCACTGCTATAGTTGTAAAGTCTGAACTCAAAGAAAGAGTTAGTGATGAGAAGACGCATCATACCTCATCACACCTGATATTTTCTGAAGCTGGTGATGCTGtcaaagttagtgaaatggaTGAAAAGGATATCAAGACTTGTGTTACTGATGTTGAAAGGGCTATCATCAGTCAGAGAGTTGACAGAAACACAGCCCTTGATGGCTGTAGTACTGTTAGTTCATGTTCCACTGGTGACGGTCTTAGAAGTCATAATATGGAAACAGCTACAGAAAAGAAAGAGATCAGCGAGCCAGTCTCACTCCCTGAGACAGGCTTTCCTGCTTCTGTTTCCCCCGAAGGGCATACAAATGCAAACATTAGAGGATCAAAACCTCTTGTAATTAAAGTCGATGAAGTAGAATCTGCTTCAGAAGTTGCAGAAGTGCTCTCTGCTGCAGCAAGAGCAGATCCAGATGCAAGAGTAAAGTTTGATCTCAATGAAGGGTTTAGTGTTGATGATGGAAAATATGGGGAGCCAGGGAGTTTGGCGGCCTCTTTTTCAACAACTGTTCAGATGTCCAACAGCCTGCAAGCTTCTGTAAACCATTTTCCTACTCTCCATCCTGCTTCCATTACAGTGGCTGCTGCTGCAAAAGGCGCCTTTGTTCCTCCAGAGGACCTTTTGAGAAGTAAAGGGGAATTGGGTTGGAAGGGATCTGCTGCCACTAGTGCATTTCGCCCAGCTGAACCTAGAAAGGTTATTGAAGTTCCTTTGGCTACAACCAAATCCTCATGTGATCCTTCTACCAGTAAAAGTGGCCATGCTATGTTGGATATAGATCTTAATGTAGACCTAAATGAGCCAGATGAAAGTTTCGAGACAGCTTCTCGAGATTGTTATTTGGTTAACGATAGTTCGATATTGCTTAATAAAAGTTCAGGTTTTACACCAGTTCTTGGCTCTGGTGGACTGGGTTTTGATTTGAATAGAGTTGATGAATCTAATGAGAATGGACAGTGTTCTACCAGCCGGAGTTATAATGAAGAGAGTTCTGTAGTACTTGTCAAACCCTCAGGATTCTTACCGTCTGCTGATGTTCAAAGGGGTTTTGATCTCAATGATCAGCCTGGGTTTGATGATGGTGGTGCAGAGCACTTAAGAAACACTCAACAATTCAAAGTTGCTTTGACATCCCAGTCGCCTTATATTGGTCCTAGAGCAAATAATCCTGGACTTGGTAGTTTGTCGTCTTGGTTCCCACCAGCTAGTACTTATTCAGCTGCGGCAATTCCATCAAATATACCTGATCGCACCGACCAATCATTTCAAGCAATTCCACCTGGAGCATCCCAGAGAATGTTTGGCCCTGCTGGCATATCTCCATTTACGCCTGATGTTTACCGTGGATCAGTATTGTCCTCATCTCCTGCTGTCTCATTCCCGTCTGGTCCTTTCCAGTTTCCAGTGCTCCCTTATGGGCACTCTTTTCCTTTATCATCTGCCAATTTTCCCATTGGCGGAACCTCATTTGCAGATGCCTCATCTGGTACTAGGCTTTTTGCACCTCCTGTGAATCCTCAATTGTTGGGACCAGTTGGTGCAATTCCATCCCAATTTCAGAGACCATTTATGGTTGGTCTTCCAGATAATAGCAGTAACAGTGGATTGGAAAACAGCCGAAAGTGGGTTAGACAAGGTCTAGACCTCAATGCTGGCCCTGGAGCGGTTGAAGGTGATGtcagggaagacaatttgccTCATTCATCAAGTCAACACTCTGTTATCAATTCGCACGCGCAAGCAGAGGAGCAAGCTAGGCTCTGTCCAGTTTCAGGTGTGAAGAGGGCGGAACCTGACGGAGGGTGGGATAAAGAAACGATCAGATACAAGCAGTCATCATGGCAGTAG
- the LOC125198431 gene encoding nucleobase-ascorbate transporter 6-like, whose amino-acid sequence MAAKLDEPAPHPPKDQLPNVAYCITSPPPWPEAILLGFQHYLVVLGTTVLIPTALVPQMGGGNEEKAKVIQTLLFVAGLNTLLQTWFGTRLPAVIGGSYTFVAPTISIILSGRWDDPDPIMRFKKIMRATQGALIVASTIQIVIGFSGLWRNVVRFLSPISVVPLVALSGFGLYELGFPGVAKCIEIGLPELILLVFCGQYLPQLIKPGKHIFERFAVLITVSIVWIYAHILTVGGAYDGASPKTQASCRTDHSGLINAAPWIRVPYPFQWGAPSFDAGECFAMMMAAFVALVEATGGFIGLSRYASATPLPPSILSRGIGWQGVATLLSGLFGTGNGSSVSIENAGLIAATRVGSRRTVQISAGFMLFFSVLGKFGAVFASIPMPIVAAFYCVFFGYLGVGGLAFLQFCQLNSFRNKFILAVPTFLGLSVAQYFNEYTAIKGYGPTHTSGRWFNDMVNVPFASKVFVAGVLAFLFDNTLDKKDPQIKKDRGKHWWVKFKDFKTDNRSEEFYALPFNLNKYFPSV is encoded by the exons ATGGCAGCAAAGCTAGATGAACCGGCGCCACACCCGCCTAAAGATCAGCttccaaatgttgcatacTGCATCACCAGCCCTCCTCCATGGC CTGAGGCTATCCTTCTTGGTTTTCAACATTATTTGGTGGTGCTTGGCACGACTGTCCTCATACCCACTGCATTGGTTCCTCAAATGGGAGGAGGAAAC GAGGAGAAAGCAAAAGTCATTCAAACTCTGCTGTTTGTTGCTGGGCTCAACACCCTCCTGCAAACATGGTTTGGAACTCGGTTACCTGCTGTAATCGGAGGCTCATACACCTTCGTCGCGCCCACAATCTCAATCATCCTATCTGGTAGATGGGATGATCCAGATCCTATCATG AggttcaaaaaaataatgagaGCTACACAAGGCGCGCTTATTGTTGCCTCGACCATTCAGATAGTGATCGGATTCAGTGGTCTCTGGCGTAACGTTGTGAG GTTTCTTAGTCCAATTTCAGTTGTTCCTTTGGTTGCTCTTTCTGGTTTTGGGCTCTATGAACTCGGTTTTCCCGGG GTTGCCAAATGTATTGAAATCGGGTTGCCTGAGCTCATTCTTTTGGTTTTCTGTGGTCAG TATCTACCACAACTGATTAAACCAGGAAAGCATATATTCGAACGCTTTGCAGTTCTTATTACTGTGTCAATTGTGTGGATTTACGCACACATTCTCACGGTTGGTGGTGCCTACGACGGGGCATCACCAAAGACTCAAGCAAGCTGTAGAACTGATCATTCTGGACTCATCAATGCTGCTCCATG GATAAGAGTCCCGTATCCCTTTCAATGGGGAGCACCATCATTTGATGCTGGTGAATGCTTCGCTATGATGATGGCTGCATTCGTTGCTCTTGTTGAG GCCACCGGTGGCTTCATTGGCCTGTCTAGATATGCTAGTGCAACCCCATTGCCACCGTCCATTCTCAGCCGAGGCATAGGCTGGCAGGGCGTTGCTACCTTGCTGTCTGGTCTATTTGGAACCGGAAACGGATCATCAGTATCCAT TGAAAATGCAGGCCTTATAGCTGCGACTCGCGTTGGCAGTCGAAGGACGGTGCAGATATCTGCTGGATTCATGCTTTTCTTCTCTGTTCTAG GCAAATTTGGAGCAGTTTTTGCTTCAATCCCAATGCCTATTGTGGCTGCTTTCTACTGTGTCTTCTTTGGCTATTTAG GTGTTGGTGGCCTAGCTTTCCTCCAATTCTGCCAGCTAAACAGCTTCAGAAACAAGTTCATATTAGCAGTTCCCACTTTTCTAGGCTTGTCTGTGGCTCAATACTTCAATGAGTACACGGCTATCAAAGGATACGGTCCCACACACACGTCGGGGAGATGG TTCAACGACATGGTGAACGTGCCCTTCGCCTCCAAGGTGTTTGTGGCGGGCGTGCTGGCTTTCCTCTTCGACAACACGTTAGACAAGAAGGATCCCCAGATAAAGAAGGACAGAGGCAAGCATTGGTGGGTTAAGTTCAAGGATTTCAAGACTGATAATAGGAGTGAGGAGTTCTATGCCCTTCCTTTCAATCTCAACAAATATTTCCCATCTGTTTGA
- the LOC125206627 gene encoding mucin-19-like isoform X2: MRGRFRREGEGSCRSLQRSISWHMHPTVTAAESNSFFKERQEEVDQLLDKTRTEMHGTLQPGGRSPKQANGLTSASQLKPSSENAQNSGTSLPSQTKVKKRERGDHSMDPVKRERFSKTDDSGSGQHKNENNVKSDIAKITEKGGVVDFEGVEKLLQLMQHKVEKKMDLNSRAMLAGVVAATEKIECLNRFMQLKGLSVFDEWLQEIHKGKVGGGNNSKDGDKPVEEFLLVLLRALDNLPVNLPALQTCNIGRSVNHLRSHKNVEIQRKARSLVDTWKKRVQAEMTSSDAETGSAQGGPVWSSKSRVPEASHAASRTLSGSDVAMKSSITHSASKTTSVKSSHGENNTKSASSSPGPVKPSSPPASVKESQPGTSVGGSGTPDAPLIREDRSSSSNQSHSYSPSVSTKEEAKSSTAVSASASKISSSSSRNRKGGGFPGVGGVQKDSSSSRSLSSIRNSTSDKVSQSGMLSERVSDGPVLEAGNPKLIVKIPNRSQSPSQGVRGVSPEDPSALSSQTSQPVISDKLDQFDNNSRAKSDALQCNTSPDTNVESCRVNDKEDVVTGSGDGAGSAAVHIKEEKSISTEDSSLPMEGPKKNQLKCGKLHETSFSPMNALIESCVKYSEAHSSLSPEDDVGMNLLASVATGEMSRSEIVSPSDSTERSTPAAEGVCFNDDAKSKPSPEDEIQGTESQQLCNDGDGVYKKQVLLNGSCSEDGLHLSKQASFSTDVDCHPSHTSAEMPDGEGSKPYDAASTDSRSTADPNWEFSKNLTEKTDANQKTGDEVDKEFQEENTPSGNGMDNIGDCKKDGTSVTGTDYKSGDDPSDTAKGTAMAEDAFTNQLCNMDCKSDVKDALMVGTNSMKKITAIVVKSELKERVSDEKTHHTSSHLIFSEAGDAVKVSEMDEKDIKTCVTDVERAIISQRVDRNTALDGCSTVSSCSTGDGLRSHNMETATEKKEISEPVSLPETGFPASVSPEGHTNANIRGSKPLVIKVDEVESASEVAEVLSAAARADPDARVKFDLNEGFSVDDGKYGEPGSLAASFSTTVQMSNSLQASVNHFPTLHPASITVAAAAKGAFVPPEDLLRSKGELGWKGSAATSAFRPAEPRKVIEVPLATTKSSCDPSTSKSGHAMLDIDLNVDLNEPDESFETASRDCYLVNDSSILLNKSSGFTPVLGSGGLGFDLNRVDESNENGQCSTSRSYNEESSVVLVKPSGFLPSADVQRGFDLNDQPGFDDGGAEHLRNTQQFKVALTSQSPYIGPRANNPGLGSLSSWFPPASTYSAAAIPSNIPDRTDQSFQAIPPGASQRMFGPAGISPFTPDVYRGSVLSSSPAVSFPSGPFQFPVLPYGHSFPLSSANFPIGGTSFADASSGTRLFAPPVNPQLLGPVGAIPSQFQRPFMVGLPDNSSNSGLENSRKWVRQGLDLNAGPGAVEGDVREDNLPHSSSQHSVINSHAQAEEQARLCPVSGVKRAEPDGGWDKETIRYKQSSWQ; the protein is encoded by the exons ATGCGTGGGAGGTTTCGGAGGGAAGGTGAGGGGAGTTGCAGAAGTCTACAACGTAGTATCAGTTGGCATATGCACCCAACTGTAACTGCTGCGGAATCAAATTCGTTTTTTAAG GAGCGTCAAGAAGAAGTAGACCAGCTTTTAGACAAAACAAGGACAGAAATGCATGGAACATTGCAGCCTGGTGGCCGATCCCCGAAACAAGCTAATGGCCTAACTTCAGCATCCCAATTAAAACCTAGTTCTGAGAATGCTCAGAATAGTGGGACTTCCCTTCCTTCCCAAACCAAGGTTAAGAAGAGGGAAAGAGGAGATCATTCAATGGATCCTGTCAAACGGGAACGTTTCTCAAAAACAGATGATAGCGGCTCTGGTCagcacaaaaatgaaaataatgtgAAATCTGATATTGCAAAGATAACAGAGAAAGGTGGAGTTGTAGATTTTGAAGGAGTTGAGAAGCTTTTACAATTAATGCAACATAAAGTGGAGAAGAAAATGGATTTAAATAGCCGTGCCATGCTTGCTGGTGTAGTAGCTGCAACTGAGAAGATTGAGTGTCTCAATCGTTTTATGCAGTTGAAGGGTTTATCTGTATTTGATGAGTGGCTGCAGGAGATCCATAAGGGGAAGGTTGGTGGTGGTAACAATTCAAAGGATGGTGACAAACCTGTGGAGGAATTTCTTTTGGTTTTACTTCGTGCTCTAGATAACCTTCCTGTGAACCTCCCTGCACTTCAAACATGCAACATTGGTAGATCTGTGAATCATCTACGATCTCATAAAAACGTAGAAATTCAAAGGAAGGCTCGAAGTTTAGTTGACACGTGGAAGAAACGCGTTCAGGCGGAAATGACTAGTAGTGACGCAGAGACTGGTTCTGCCCAAGGTGGACCTGTATGGTCTTCCAAATCACGCGTCCCAGAGGCTTCCCATGCTGCTAGCAGAACACTGAGTGGATCTGATGTTGCCATGAAAAGCTCTATCACTCATTCTGCGTCTAAAACTACTTCGGTAAAGTCCTCACATGGAGAAAATAACACAAAGTCTGCTTCTTCATCTCCTGGTCCAGTAAAACCATCTTCGCCACCAGCATCTGTTAAGGAGAGTCAACCTGGAACTTCTGTCGGTGGTAGTGGCACTCCTGATGCCCCTCTAATTAGGGAGGATAGGAGCAGCAGTTCAAATCAGTCTCATAGTTACAGTCCTTCAGTTTCAACAAAAGAGGAGGCAAAGAGTTCGACAGCAGTTTCTGCATCTGCTAGTAAGATATCAAGCAGTAGTTCTCGAAATCGAAAAGGTGGTGGTTTTCCAGGGGTTGGTGGAGTTCAGAAAGACAGCAGCTCTAGCAGAAGTTTATCATCTATAAGAAATTCTACCTCAGATAAAGTATCTCAATCTGGTATGTTAAGTGAAAGGGTTAGCGATGGACCAGTGCTTGAAGCAGGCAATCCTAAGCTAATTGTTAAGATACCAAACCGGTCACAGAGCCCAAGTCAAGGTGTCAGAGGAGTATCTCCCGAAGATCCTTCTGCTCTGAGTAGCCAAACATCTCAACCAGTGATTTCAGACAAACTTGATCAGTTTGACAATAATTCAAGGGCGAAGAGTGATGCTCTCCAATGTAATACTAGCCCTGACACGAATGTTGAATCTTGTCGAGTTAATGATAAGGAAGACGTAGTGACTGGATCTGGTGATGGAGCTGGGTCAGCTGCTGTACATAtcaaagaagagaaaagtATATCAACTGAAGACTCCAGTCTACCTATGGAAGGCCCAAAAAAGAACCAACTGAAGTGTGGAAAGTTGCATGAAACTTCTTTTAGCCCCATGAATGCTTTAATTGAAAGCTGTGTTAAATACTCTGAAGCACACTCTTCATTGTCCCCCGAGGATGATGTAGGGATGAACTTACTGGCTAGTGTGGCAACTGGGGAAATGTCAAGATCAGAAATTGTTTCACCCTCTGATTCAACTGAAAGAAGCACACCTGCAGCGGAGGGAGTTTGCTTTAATGATGATGCAAAATCAAAGCCTTCCCCTGAAGATGAAATTCAAGGAACTGAAAGTCAGCAGCTTTGCAATGACGGAGATGGTGTTTACAAGAAACAGGTTTTGTTAAATGGTTCATGCTCTGAAGATGGATTGCATCTGTCTAAACAAGCATCATTCTCCACGGATGTAGATTGTCATCCATCCCATACTTCTGCAGAGATGCCAGATGGAGAGGGAAGCAAACCCTATGACGCTGCTAGCACAGATTCTAGAAGTACTGCTGACCCTAATTGGGAGTTTAGTAAGAATTTGACTGAAAAGACTGATGCCAATCAGAAGACTGGAGATGAAGTTGATAAAGAATTCCAGGAGGAAAATACCCCATCAGGAAATGGCATGGATAACATTGGCGACTGTAAAAAAGATGGAACTAGTGTTACTGGGACTGATTACAAGTCTGGTGATGATCCCTCAGACACAGCTAAGGGGACAGCAATGGCTGAAGATGCATTTACGAATCAATTGTGTAATATGGACTGCAAGAGTGATGTAAAGGATGCATTGATGGTGGGTACTAACTCGATGAAGAAAATCACTGCTATAGTTGTAAAGTCTGAACTCAAAGAAAGAGTTAGTGATGAGAAGACGCATCATACCTCATCACACCTGATATTTTCTGAAGCTGGTGATGCTGtcaaagttagtgaaatggaTGAAAAGGATATCAAGACTTGTGTTACTGATGTTGAAAGGGCTATCATCAGTCAGAGAGTTGACAGAAACACAGCCCTTGATGGCTGTAGTACTGTTAGTTCATGTTCCACTGGTGACGGTCTTAGAAGTCATAATATGGAAACAGCTACAGAAAAGAAAGAGATCAGCGAGCCAGTCTCACTCCCTGAGACAGGCTTTCCTGCTTCTGTTTCCCCCGAAGGGCATACAAATGCAAACATTAGAGGATCAAAACCTCTTGTAATTAAAGTCGATGAAGTAGAATCTGCTTCAGAAGTTGCAGAAGTGCTCTCTGCTGCAGCAAGAGCAGATCCAGATGCAAGAGTAAAGTTTGATCTCAATGAAGGGTTTAGTGTTGATGATGGAAAATATGGGGAGCCAGGGAGTTTGGCGGCCTCTTTTTCAACAACTGTTCAGATGTCCAACAGCCTGCAAGCTTCTGTAAACCATTTTCCTACTCTCCATCCTGCTTCCATTACAGTGGCTGCTGCTGCAAAAGGCGCCTTTGTTCCTCCAGAGGACCTTTTGAGAAGTAAAGGGGAATTGGGTTGGAAGGGATCTGCTGCCACTAGTGCATTTCGCCCAGCTGAACCTAGAAAGGTTATTGAAGTTCCTTTGGCTACAACCAAATCCTCATGTGATCCTTCTACCAGTAAAAGTGGCCATGCTATGTTGGATATAGATCTTAATGTAGACCTAAATGAGCCAGATGAAAGTTTCGAGACAGCTTCTCGAGATTGTTATTTGGTTAACGATAGTTCGATATTGCTTAATAAAAGTTCAGGTTTTACACCAGTTCTTGGCTCTGGTGGACTGGGTTTTGATTTGAATAGAGTTGATGAATCTAATGAGAATGGACAGTGTTCTACCAGCCGGAGTTATAATGAAGAGAGTTCTGTAGTACTTGTCAAACCCTCAGGATTCTTACCGTCTGCTGATGTTCAAAGGGGTTTTGATCTCAATGATCAGCCTGGGTTTGATGATGGTGGTGCAGAGCACTTAAGAAACACTCAACAATTCAAAGTTGCTTTGACATCCCAGTCGCCTTATATTGGTCCTAGAGCAAATAATCCTGGACTTGGTAGTTTGTCGTCTTGGTTCCCACCAGCTAGTACTTATTCAGCTGCGGCAATTCCATCAAATATACCTGATCGCACCGACCAATCATTTCAAGCAATTCCACCTGGAGCATCCCAGAGAATGTTTGGCCCTGCTGGCATATCTCCATTTACGCCTGATGTTTACCGTGGATCAGTATTGTCCTCATCTCCTGCTGTCTCATTCCCGTCTGGTCCTTTCCAGTTTCCAGTGCTCCCTTATGGGCACTCTTTTCCTTTATCATCTGCCAATTTTCCCATTGGCGGAACCTCATTTGCAGATGCCTCATCTGGTACTAGGCTTTTTGCACCTCCTGTGAATCCTCAATTGTTGGGACCAGTTGGTGCAATTCCATCCCAATTTCAGAGACCATTTATGGTTGGTCTTCCAGATAATAGCAGTAACAGTGGATTGGAAAACAGCCGAAAGTGGGTTAGACAAGGTCTAGACCTCAATGCTGGCCCTGGAGCGGTTGAAGGTGATGtcagggaagacaatttgccTCATTCATCAAGTCAACACTCTGTTATCAATTCGCACGCGCAAGCAGAGGAGCAAGCTAGGCTCTGTCCAGTTTCAGGTGTGAAGAGGGCGGAACCTGACGGAGGGTGGGATAAAGAAACGATCAGATACAAGCAGTCATCATGGCAGTAG